Proteins from one Roseofilum reptotaenium CS-1145 genomic window:
- a CDS encoding isochorismate synthase, producing the protein MDMFSAINDMVMYMFDAIGEIFSPNRDQYPSVGVQPFNGESLSEWIEF; encoded by the coding sequence ATGGACATGTTTTCTGCTATAAACGACATGGTGATGTATATGTTTGATGCGATTGGCGAAATCTTTAGCCCCAACCGCGATCAATATCCCAGCGTTGGCGTACAACCGTTTAATGGTGAGTCTTTGTCTGAATGGATAGAGTTCTAA
- a CDS encoding nicotinate phosphoribosyltransferase translates to MEDSLLTLNPEDNSLLTDLYQLTMNACYIGEGIEAHRASFELFTRRLPPGFGYLIAMGVQPALEYLQNLAFTPAQIEALRATGIFNHAPETFWTKLAQFQFTGDVWAVPEGTAIFANQPLLRIEAPLWQAQLVETYLLNTLNYQTLIATKAARMRDRAGDNVSILEFGTRRAFSPQGAMWAARSALAGGMDGTSNVLAALKLGRNPVGTMSHSLVMAIAACEGTEDAAFQAFYRYFPRAPLLIDTYDSLAAAERLAEQMQAGTLDVAGIRLDSGDLVSLSQNIRQQLPGVPIFVSGDIDEYEMQRLNQGGACIDGYGIGTKLVTGSPVNGVYKLVDIEQIPVMKRSIDKVSYPGRKQIFRRSSEGKYSGDRLGLINESPEPEEMPLLQPMLKAGQPFVPPDSLDIIQERTRTCVLNLPPSCRHLEDPTPLPMEISAKLQQLIEEMEG, encoded by the coding sequence ATGGAAGACTCCTTACTCACCCTGAACCCAGAAGACAATAGCCTATTGACAGACCTCTATCAGCTCACGATGAACGCCTGTTACATCGGTGAAGGTATAGAGGCACATCGAGCCAGCTTTGAACTGTTCACGCGCCGTTTACCCCCAGGTTTCGGTTACCTGATTGCCATGGGAGTGCAACCGGCACTGGAGTATTTGCAAAACCTAGCATTTACGCCTGCTCAGATCGAAGCGCTACGAGCAACCGGCATTTTTAACCATGCGCCTGAAACATTCTGGACAAAGTTAGCTCAATTTCAATTTACTGGCGATGTTTGGGCTGTACCTGAAGGAACGGCTATTTTTGCCAATCAACCCCTGTTGAGAATAGAAGCCCCCCTTTGGCAAGCTCAACTGGTAGAAACCTATTTACTCAATACCTTAAATTATCAAACCCTAATCGCAACCAAAGCTGCCCGAATGCGGGATAGGGCTGGCGATAATGTCTCAATTCTAGAATTCGGCACCAGACGCGCCTTTAGTCCCCAGGGGGCAATGTGGGCAGCACGATCCGCTCTAGCGGGGGGAATGGATGGTACATCCAATGTACTAGCCGCCCTGAAATTGGGTCGCAACCCAGTCGGAACGATGTCTCATTCTTTAGTTATGGCGATCGCTGCCTGCGAAGGCACAGAAGATGCTGCCTTTCAAGCCTTTTACCGCTATTTTCCCCGCGCTCCCCTACTGATCGACACCTATGATAGTCTGGCAGCAGCCGAACGATTAGCCGAGCAGATGCAAGCAGGAACTCTAGACGTTGCAGGTATTCGTCTAGACTCGGGCGATCTGGTTTCCCTTTCCCAGAACATCCGCCAACAGTTACCTGGAGTTCCCATCTTTGTCAGTGGAGACATTGACGAATATGAAATGCAGCGCTTAAACCAAGGAGGGGCTTGTATTGACGGTTATGGAATAGGAACAAAATTAGTTACCGGTTCCCCAGTGAATGGAGTCTACAAACTGGTAGACATTGAACAGATACCCGTCATGAAACGCTCCATCGATAAAGTCAGTTATCCCGGACGCAAACAAATCTTTCGGCGATCTAGTGAGGGAAAATATAGTGGAGATCGCCTAGGTTTAATCAACGAATCCCCTGAACCGGAAGAAATGCCCCTTTTGCAACCCATGCTCAAAGCCGGACAACCCTTCGTCCCTCCCGACTCCCTGGATATCATCCAAGAGCGTACCCGCACCTGTGTCCTGAATCTTCCCCCCTCCTGTCGCCATCTAGAAGATCCCACCCCTCTCCCCATGGAAATTTCCGCTAAACTACAACAACTGATCGAGGAGATGGAGGGATAG
- a CDS encoding nicotinate-nucleotide adenylyltransferase, whose amino-acid sequence MGEISNDQLPMTNDQLPMLKTVALFGTSADPPTQGHRTILEWLSQHYDYVAVWASNNPFKNHQTPLDHRLAMLDLLIENLKDQYPNIGLYPQLGYSRSLESVTEARHLWPQERFILVVGSDLIAQMPKWYQIKTLLENVEVLIVPRSGYAIKSEQVQALVELGAEVAIADFDVPPVSSTAYRERKETQVITPPIQDYIHREQLYHAREPFKTNSQRAVS is encoded by the coding sequence ATGGGGGAGATCTCCAATGACCAATTACCGATGACCAATGACCAATTACCTATGCTCAAAACTGTTGCTCTTTTTGGAACCAGCGCCGATCCACCCACTCAGGGACATCGAACGATTCTTGAATGGTTGAGCCAACACTATGATTATGTAGCAGTTTGGGCCTCAAATAATCCATTTAAGAATCACCAAACCCCTTTAGATCATCGTCTGGCGATGCTTGACCTATTGATCGAAAATCTCAAAGACCAATATCCTAATATTGGCTTATATCCGCAACTGGGCTATTCGCGATCGCTAGAATCAGTAACCGAAGCCCGTCACCTCTGGCCTCAAGAACGGTTTATCCTTGTGGTAGGTTCCGATCTGATCGCCCAAATGCCCAAGTGGTATCAAATCAAAACTTTATTGGAGAACGTTGAAGTTTTGATTGTACCGAGATCGGGCTATGCCATCAAGTCAGAGCAAGTCCAAGCGCTCGTCGAGTTGGGAGCAGAAGTGGCGATCGCCGATTTTGATGTTCCACCTGTGTCCTCAACAGCGTATCGTGAAAGAAAGGAGACCCAAGTTATTACGCCTCCCATCCAGGATTACATCCATCGGGAGCAGTTGTATCATGCCAGAGAGCCATTCAAAACAAACTCACAAAGAGCCGTTAGCTGA
- a CDS encoding NUDIX hydrolase produces the protein MPESHSKQTHKEPLADFKVGVDNVIFSVDSVLNRLLVLLVMRHEDPYLNQWSLPGTLVRRSESLEQAAYRILSEKIRVQNLYLEQLYSFGDPGRDPREAPDQYGVRYLSVSYFALVRFDEAQLIADGVSGIAWYPIHQVPDLAFDHNQILEYGYRRLRNKLEYSPVAFDVLPEMFTLNDLYQLYTAVLGENFSDYSNFRARLLKLGFLYDTGVKASRGAGRPASLYRFDAEAFDLLKDKPMVFI, from the coding sequence ATGCCAGAGAGCCATTCAAAACAAACTCACAAAGAGCCGTTAGCTGATTTTAAGGTGGGCGTAGATAACGTCATCTTTTCCGTTGATAGCGTCCTCAACCGACTCCTCGTCCTCCTAGTGATGCGTCATGAAGACCCCTATCTCAATCAATGGAGTTTACCCGGAACCCTCGTCCGTCGCTCCGAATCCCTTGAACAAGCAGCCTATCGCATTCTCTCAGAAAAAATTCGCGTCCAAAATCTCTATCTGGAACAACTCTATAGCTTTGGTGACCCTGGACGCGATCCGAGGGAAGCGCCCGATCAATATGGAGTTCGGTATCTTTCGGTCAGTTATTTTGCCTTAGTGCGTTTTGACGAAGCTCAACTCATTGCCGATGGAGTCAGTGGTATTGCTTGGTATCCCATTCATCAAGTGCCAGACCTAGCATTCGATCACAATCAGATCCTAGAATATGGCTACAGACGTTTACGCAACAAATTGGAATATAGTCCCGTGGCCTTCGATGTCCTACCGGAGATGTTCACCCTCAACGACTTGTATCAGCTCTACACTGCGGTGTTAGGGGAAAATTTTTCAGACTATTCTAACTTCCGCGCTCGGTTGCTGAAGTTGGGATTTCTCTATGACACAGGGGTGAAAGCATCACGGGGAGCAGGAAGACCTGCAAGCCTTTATCGATTTGATGCGGAAGCGTTCGATTTACTAAAAGATAAACCCATGGTGTTTATTTGA
- a CDS encoding NAD+ synthase: protein MKIAIAQLNPTIGDLEKNAQMILKSAEIAAAQGALVLLTPELSLCGYPPRDLLNYPVFVDKMNHLIEDLAQKIPQNLIVCVGTVTRNVAATKQGGKELFNSVVALYNGEILAEFHKRLLPTYDVFDEDRYFEAGHESQVLVIQTDRVNLRIGVTICEDLWNDEQFWGKRSYPINPLADLMDKNVDIVVNLSASPYSLNKPGLRRSMLSYSASRYQVPILYVNQVGGNDDLIFDGHSLAVNKTGKVVAQLQGFKSDFQVLTFDQKQQDLLGDSQPLSEDENLEIWSALVLGVQDYARKCGFGQIVLGLSGGIDSALVAAIAAEAIGPSEVLGVLMPSPYSSEHSITDALQLAQNLGIQTQTLAIGDLMSGFDRTLEPLFAQTKPGVAEENIQSRIRGNLLMAIANKFGHLLLSTGNKSEMAVGYCTLYGDMDGGLAAIADVPKTRVYSLSRWLNQHSGKELIPEHILVKPPSAELKPNQCDQDSLPDYDTLDDILQRLIHDHQSPEAIAEAGHDPAIINKVLHLVKRAEFKRRQAPPGLKITSRAFGTGWRMPIAAKGIPSLTSKE, encoded by the coding sequence ATGAAAATTGCTATCGCTCAACTCAATCCCACGATTGGTGATTTAGAAAAAAATGCCCAAATGATCCTCAAATCAGCAGAAATTGCTGCTGCTCAGGGCGCTCTAGTCTTGCTCACGCCTGAATTATCTCTTTGTGGTTACCCTCCCCGTGATTTGTTAAATTATCCAGTTTTCGTTGATAAAATGAATCACTTAATCGAAGATTTAGCTCAGAAAATCCCACAAAATTTGATAGTTTGTGTGGGGACAGTAACCCGAAATGTAGCCGCAACTAAACAAGGAGGAAAAGAATTATTTAATAGTGTTGTAGCTCTCTACAACGGAGAAATTTTAGCTGAATTTCATAAACGATTGCTACCAACCTATGATGTCTTTGATGAAGACCGTTACTTTGAAGCGGGCCATGAAAGTCAAGTGTTAGTCATACAGACGGATCGAGTCAATCTGAGGATTGGAGTCACCATTTGTGAGGATTTATGGAATGATGAACAATTTTGGGGAAAGCGGTCTTATCCCATTAATCCTTTGGCGGATTTAATGGATAAAAATGTGGATATTGTTGTTAATCTATCTGCCTCCCCATATAGCTTAAATAAGCCAGGGTTAAGACGCTCGATGTTAAGCTATAGCGCCAGTCGATATCAAGTCCCGATTCTTTATGTGAATCAGGTCGGTGGTAATGATGATTTGATTTTTGATGGTCATAGTTTGGCGGTCAATAAAACAGGAAAAGTTGTGGCTCAGTTACAAGGATTTAAGTCTGATTTTCAAGTCCTCACTTTCGATCAAAAACAGCAGGATTTGCTGGGCGATTCTCAACCTCTTTCTGAGGATGAAAACTTGGAGATTTGGTCAGCATTGGTATTAGGAGTTCAGGACTATGCTCGTAAATGTGGGTTTGGTCAAATTGTGTTGGGATTAAGTGGAGGAATTGATTCTGCTTTAGTCGCAGCGATCGCCGCAGAAGCGATCGGTCCGTCTGAAGTTCTCGGTGTCCTCATGCCTTCCCCGTATAGCTCAGAACACTCGATTACGGATGCTCTGCAATTGGCTCAAAACCTCGGTATTCAAACCCAAACCCTTGCCATTGGGGACTTAATGAGCGGTTTCGATCGCACCCTTGAACCCCTATTTGCTCAAACAAAACCCGGTGTAGCGGAAGAAAATATCCAATCTCGCATTCGGGGAAACCTGTTAATGGCGATCGCCAATAAATTTGGTCATCTGCTTCTCTCTACCGGTAATAAATCGGAGATGGCGGTCGGATATTGCACACTCTACGGAGATATGGACGGCGGTTTAGCGGCGATCGCCGATGTTCCCAAAACCCGCGTTTATAGCCTCTCTCGTTGGCTCAACCAGCACTCAGGAAAAGAACTTATCCCCGAACATATCTTAGTTAAACCCCCCAGTGCCGAACTCAAACCCAATCAATGCGATCAGGATTCTCTCCCCGATTACGATACCCTCGATGATATTCTCCAGCGTCTCATCCACGATCATCAATCCCCGGAGGCGATCGCCGAGGCAGGTCACGATCCAGCCATCATCAATAAAGTGTTACACTTGGTCAAACGGGCTGAATTTAAGCGTCGCCAAGCGCCTCCTGGCTTGAAAATCACCTCCAGAGCCTTCGGTACAGGATGGCGAATGCCGATCGCCGCCAAAGGTATTCCCAGTCTAACGAGTAAAGAATAA
- a CDS encoding ABC transporter permease, with product MASVKSGWFSRLVGRSPNLSMRLMAIGTIITLFFLIVALFAPVFQAWGWLQDPTEALMNPPQAPPSGQYWFGTTRLGYDVFSRTLFGAQAAWKVVILATLLSIMVGVPLGLVSGYKGGKFDRVVLFAMDTLYTLPGLLLSITLAFVVGRGILNAAIALSIAYVPQYYRVVRNDTISVKTELYVEAAQAMGASTWRILTRYLFLNVIQSVPVLFTLNGADAIMTLGGLGFLGLGLPEDIPEWGHDLRLALEVLPTGIWWTALFPGMAMTLMVVGLSLVGEGLNEWVNPKLRNQT from the coding sequence ATGGCTTCTGTTAAGTCTGGATGGTTTTCTCGGTTGGTGGGGCGATCGCCGAATCTTTCGATGCGGTTAATGGCGATCGGGACGATCATTACCCTATTTTTCCTGATTGTTGCCTTATTTGCCCCGGTTTTCCAGGCTTGGGGATGGTTGCAAGATCCCACAGAAGCGCTGATGAACCCGCCCCAAGCACCACCTTCTGGCCAATATTGGTTTGGTACAACCCGGTTGGGCTATGATGTGTTTTCTCGTACTTTGTTTGGAGCGCAAGCGGCTTGGAAAGTGGTGATTTTAGCCACGCTCCTGAGTATTATGGTGGGCGTTCCTCTGGGGTTGGTGAGTGGTTATAAGGGGGGGAAGTTCGATCGCGTCGTCTTATTCGCCATGGATACCCTTTATACGTTGCCGGGCTTGTTGTTGTCAATTACGTTAGCGTTTGTGGTGGGACGAGGAATTTTGAATGCGGCGATCGCCCTCAGTATTGCCTATGTCCCCCAATATTATCGTGTCGTTCGCAACGACACGATCAGCGTCAAAACGGAACTCTATGTGGAAGCAGCGCAAGCCATGGGAGCTTCGACTTGGCGCATTTTAACCCGCTATTTATTTCTCAATGTGATTCAAAGCGTGCCCGTATTATTTACCCTCAATGGAGCCGATGCGATCATGACATTAGGGGGTTTAGGATTTCTCGGTTTAGGGTTACCTGAAGACATTCCGGAATGGGGACACGATCTCAGATTAGCCCTAGAAGTTCTACCCACAGGTATTTGGTGGACTGCCCTTTTTCCTGGCATGGCGATGACGTTGATGGTGGTGGGGTTATCCTTAGTGGGTGAAGGATTGAATGAGTGGGTGAACCCGAAGTTACGCAATCAGACGTGA
- a CDS encoding heavy-metal-associated domain-containing protein — protein sequence MKLEFKVPSMVCEGCVDTVKKAIAKTDSSAQVNIVLETKAVTVETGSSEQEIHGAITAAGHTVA from the coding sequence ATGAAGTTGGAGTTTAAGGTTCCGTCAATGGTTTGCGAGGGTTGTGTGGATACAGTGAAGAAGGCGATCGCCAAAACAGACAGTAGCGCCCAAGTGAATATTGTCTTGGAAACGAAAGCGGTGACGGTGGAAACAGGATCGTCAGAGCAGGAGATCCATGGCGCAATTACGGCGGCTGGCCATACGGTAGCTTAA
- a CDS encoding transketolase C-terminal domain-containing protein → MTIIADNFAIDINSYKALTLDPSQPQLTDEQREALKYNIQLCRDTLIFFTATGAAKGVGGHTGGPYDTVPEVMILDAFFRGAPDKFVPIFFDEAGHRVGTQYLMSVLNGDMPAEKLLHYREAHHHLPGHPELGLTPGVKFSSGRLGHMWPYVNGVALANPGKTVFCLGSDGSQQEGNDAEAARLAVAQYINVKLIIDDNDVTIAGNPSKYLPGFNVAQTLAGHGVKILEGNGEDIDDLYGRLCEAINTPGPVAVINKRPMCPGIEGLEGSNHGHDVISLKLALQYLEQRGHTAAVEYLKAIEKPSQSYTFLGSSDKVGSNRNVFGESVVAILGRMSEEERKQNVLCVDSDLEGSCGLNKIHAAHPEIFVSGGIMERGNLSAAAGFGMEKGKQGIFATFSAFLEMCISEITMARLNYSNLLCHFSHAGIDDMADNTCHFGINNLFADNGLDDGYETRVYFPADAGQMKACVEAVFPQPGLRFIFSTRSKVPFLLDSEGKELYGEGYTFTPGKDEVIREGTAGYIVSFGDGLYRALDAVERLKQDGIDVGLINKSTLNVIDEEMMTKVGNAPFVLVVESFNRKTGLGSRFGSWLLERGLTPKFAYLGVHKEGCGGLWEQFPYQGIDPVGIMDKVKALVG, encoded by the coding sequence ATGACCATTATTGCCGACAACTTCGCTATTGATATCAATAGCTACAAAGCTCTCACCCTCGACCCCAGCCAACCCCAACTCACCGACGAACAACGGGAAGCCCTCAAATACAACATTCAACTCTGTCGCGATACCCTCATCTTCTTCACCGCAACCGGTGCAGCCAAAGGTGTCGGCGGACACACAGGTGGACCTTACGATACCGTACCTGAAGTCATGATTCTCGATGCCTTCTTCCGGGGAGCGCCTGATAAATTTGTCCCCATCTTCTTCGATGAAGCTGGACACCGTGTCGGAACCCAGTACCTCATGTCCGTCCTTAATGGAGACATGCCAGCGGAAAAACTGCTCCACTATCGCGAAGCCCATCACCACCTCCCCGGACACCCCGAACTCGGTTTAACTCCCGGTGTAAAATTTAGTTCTGGACGTTTAGGTCATATGTGGCCCTACGTTAATGGAGTTGCCCTAGCCAACCCTGGCAAAACAGTCTTCTGTCTCGGTTCCGATGGTTCCCAGCAAGAAGGAAACGACGCAGAAGCTGCCCGGCTAGCCGTCGCCCAATACATCAATGTCAAACTGATTATTGATGATAACGATGTCACCATTGCCGGCAATCCATCTAAGTATTTACCCGGATTTAACGTTGCCCAAACCCTTGCCGGTCATGGCGTGAAAATTCTCGAAGGCAATGGAGAAGACATTGATGACCTCTACGGTCGTCTCTGCGAAGCTATCAATACTCCTGGCCCTGTTGCAGTGATTAACAAGCGTCCCATGTGTCCTGGTATCGAAGGACTCGAAGGATCGAATCACGGTCATGATGTCATTTCCTTAAAATTGGCACTGCAATATTTAGAACAACGGGGTCATACCGCCGCTGTTGAATACCTCAAGGCTATTGAAAAACCTTCACAAAGCTATACCTTCCTCGGTTCTAGTGACAAAGTTGGCTCGAACCGGAATGTCTTTGGAGAATCTGTAGTTGCCATCCTCGGACGCATGAGTGAAGAGGAGCGCAAGCAAAATGTTCTCTGCGTTGATAGCGACTTAGAAGGCTCCTGTGGCTTAAACAAAATCCATGCAGCTCATCCAGAGATCTTTGTCAGTGGCGGCATTATGGAGCGGGGGAACCTCTCTGCGGCTGCTGGGTTTGGCATGGAGAAAGGCAAGCAAGGGATTTTTGCTACCTTCAGCGCCTTTCTAGAGATGTGCATCTCCGAAATTACCATGGCTCGCCTCAACTATTCTAATCTCCTCTGTCATTTCTCCCATGCGGGAATTGATGACATGGCAGACAATACCTGTCACTTCGGCATCAATAATCTGTTTGCCGATAATGGGTTAGATGATGGCTATGAAACCAGGGTTTATTTCCCAGCCGATGCCGGACAAATGAAGGCTTGCGTGGAAGCAGTTTTCCCTCAACCGGGACTGCGGTTTATTTTCTCCACTCGTTCTAAAGTGCCCTTCTTACTCGATAGTGAAGGTAAGGAACTCTATGGTGAAGGCTATACCTTTACCCCTGGCAAAGATGAAGTGATTCGCGAAGGAACTGCCGGTTATATTGTCAGCTTTGGGGATGGTCTCTATCGCGCTCTAGATGCAGTTGAGCGGTTGAAGCAAGACGGTATTGATGTGGGTTTAATTAATAAATCCACCCTCAATGTAATCGATGAAGAGATGATGACCAAGGTCGGAAATGCTCCCTTTGTCTTGGTGGTTGAATCCTTTAACCGCAAAACGGGTTTAGGTAGCCGGTTTGGTTCCTGGTTACTGGAGCGGGGATTAACACCGAAATTTGCTTATTTGGGTGTGCATAAGGAAGGATGCGGTGGACTGTGGGAACAGTTCCCCTATCAAGGCATTGACCCCGTTGGCATTATGGATAAGGTGAAGGCGTTAGTCGGTTAA
- the larE gene encoding ATP-dependent sacrificial sulfur transferase LarE encodes MDITEKLNRLQTLFTQMDRALIAYSGGIDSTLVAKIAYDRLGDRALAITAESPSLLPEDLEEAKVQAAAIGITHKIVQTHEMDNPNYTSNPINRCYFCKSELHDTLKPLAEAWGYPYVIDGVNGDDLQDYRPGIQAAKERGARSPLAEVGVTKAEVRELSKYLQLPWWDKPAQPCLSSRFPYGEEITLSKLQRVGRAERYLRQLGLTQVRVRSEGESARIELPPEQIQSFVLSTHLPELVKQFQDFGFLYVTLDLEGYVSGKLNRVLGEVTKI; translated from the coding sequence ATGGATATTACGGAGAAACTCAACCGTCTACAGACCCTATTTACTCAAATGGATCGGGCGCTGATTGCCTATTCTGGGGGGATTGATAGTACATTGGTGGCAAAAATTGCCTACGATCGCCTGGGCGATCGCGCCCTAGCAATAACGGCTGAATCCCCGTCTCTGTTGCCGGAAGATCTAGAGGAGGCTAAGGTGCAGGCGGCGGCGATCGGGATTACCCATAAAATTGTCCAAACCCACGAAATGGACAATCCTAACTATACGTCGAATCCGATCAATCGTTGCTATTTCTGTAAAAGTGAACTCCACGATACTCTAAAACCCCTAGCCGAAGCCTGGGGTTATCCGTATGTTATTGATGGGGTGAATGGAGATGATTTACAGGATTATCGCCCCGGAATTCAAGCCGCAAAAGAGCGAGGAGCGCGATCTCCATTAGCCGAAGTTGGCGTAACCAAAGCTGAAGTACGAGAACTCTCCAAATATCTGCAACTTCCCTGGTGGGATAAACCGGCTCAACCTTGTCTGAGTTCTCGCTTTCCCTACGGCGAAGAAATTACCCTCTCTAAATTACAACGGGTAGGACGAGCCGAGCGCTATTTACGGCAACTCGGCTTAACCCAAGTTCGGGTACGCTCGGAAGGGGAAAGTGCCAGAATTGAACTCCCCCCAGAACAGATTCAATCCTTTGTTCTCTCCACCCATTTACCGGAATTGGTGAAACAGTTTCAAGATTTTGGTTTTCTCTATGTCACCCTCGACTTAGAAGGCTATGTCAGCGGCAAACTCAATCGCGTATTGGGGGAAGTCACGAAGATTTAG
- a CDS encoding FkbM family methyltransferase has protein sequence MIVSILSWKFNYFFRLAQEIGYSNFLYRYGLRGFHKILKLNQKMVLFNNVEMILPFGSRFGTELFLKREKLDWGSEALLTQFLDREKIFIDVGANIGYYSLLAAPLSREVYAFEPDPRVIKILEDNISQFQNCHIVKEALYSEVGTMEISLKAMPELNSLVRTKIEDEVEKMTVKVNTLENFMTEFPSVKVAGIKTDAEGADFEILLGAKKLLSRDQPLVLSEAYPNTKLLNFIESIGFSCYAFVKPKSKENHQSKPQLMRIQEQPKKYRTKMIFIVPARLVAEFEKIANS, from the coding sequence ATGATCGTCTCCATTCTTTCCTGGAAATTTAACTATTTCTTTAGACTAGCGCAAGAAATTGGCTATTCAAACTTTTTATACCGTTATGGATTGCGTGGATTCCATAAGATCCTCAAACTCAATCAAAAAATGGTTTTATTCAACAATGTGGAAATGATATTACCTTTTGGAAGTCGGTTTGGTACAGAGCTTTTCCTCAAAAGAGAGAAGTTGGATTGGGGATCAGAAGCTTTATTAACTCAGTTTTTAGATCGGGAAAAAATATTTATTGATGTCGGTGCAAATATTGGATACTACAGTTTGCTTGCAGCTCCACTATCGCGTGAAGTTTATGCCTTTGAACCCGATCCAAGAGTCATTAAAATTCTAGAAGATAATATTTCACAGTTTCAAAATTGTCACATTGTGAAAGAGGCACTGTACTCTGAAGTGGGAACCATGGAAATTTCTTTGAAAGCCATGCCTGAACTGAATTCACTGGTGAGAACTAAGATAGAAGATGAAGTTGAAAAAATGACGGTCAAAGTTAACACTTTAGAAAATTTTATGACTGAGTTTCCTTCAGTAAAAGTTGCCGGAATTAAGACAGATGCTGAAGGCGCAGATTTTGAGATTTTATTAGGCGCAAAAAAACTGCTTTCCCGAGATCAACCCTTGGTTTTATCTGAGGCTTACCCCAATACAAAACTACTAAATTTCATTGAATCTATTGGCTTTTCGTGTTATGCATTCGTGAAGCCAAAAAGCAAGGAGAATCATCAATCTAAGCCTCAATTGATGAGAATTCAAGAACAGCCGAAGAAGTACCGAA